A region of Actinomycetes bacterium DNA encodes the following proteins:
- a CDS encoding enoyl-CoA hydratase-related protein, with protein sequence MSTDPAPDGSHGSYDHVSLRRHDDRGHVVELVLDRAEAHNALSTAMARDIAAATAALAADDAVRAVVLSSASEKAFCVGADLKERNSFSDADLLAQRPHFRACFGGILDLPVPTVAAVHGFALGGGLELALSCDLVVADETAVLGLPEVTVGVIPGGGGTQLLTRRIGSSRAADLVLTGRRLDVVEAERLGLVDRRVPAGSDRAAALELAGTIAGNSPVGVRNAKRALRRGSDVDLATGLDVEDGAWRATAFSGDRAEGVAAFNEKRRPDWPGR encoded by the coding sequence GTCGTCGAGCTGGTCCTGGACCGCGCCGAGGCGCACAACGCGCTGTCCACGGCGATGGCGCGCGACATCGCGGCGGCGACGGCGGCGCTCGCTGCCGACGACGCGGTGCGCGCGGTCGTGCTGTCGTCGGCGTCGGAGAAGGCGTTCTGCGTCGGGGCCGACCTCAAGGAGCGCAACTCGTTCAGCGACGCCGACCTGCTGGCGCAGCGGCCGCACTTCCGGGCGTGCTTCGGCGGGATCCTCGACCTGCCGGTGCCGACCGTCGCCGCGGTGCACGGCTTCGCGCTTGGCGGCGGGCTGGAGCTCGCGCTGTCCTGCGACCTCGTGGTCGCCGACGAGACGGCGGTGCTCGGCCTGCCCGAGGTGACGGTGGGGGTGATCCCGGGCGGCGGCGGGACCCAGCTGCTGACCCGGCGGATCGGCTCGTCGCGGGCGGCCGACCTGGTCCTCACCGGCCGCCGGCTCGACGTCGTCGAGGCCGAGCGGCTCGGGCTGGTCGACCGCCGGGTGCCGGCCGGCAGCGACCGGGCGGCCGCGCTGGAGCTGGCGGGCACCATCGCGGGCAACTCGCCGGTCGGGGTGCGCAACGCCAAGCGGGCCCTGCGCCGCGGGAGCGACGTCGACCTCGCGACCGGCCTCGACGTCGAGGACGGCGCCTGGCGGGCCACCGCCTTCTCCGGGGATCGCGCCGAGGGGGTCGCGGCGTTCAACGAGAAGCGCCGGCCCGACTGGCCCGGCCGATGA